In Nitrospirae bacterium YQR-1, a single window of DNA contains:
- a CDS encoding RNA-binding transcriptional accessory protein: MESIEINPSHVEKISQELHLTKKQVEATCELLDGGATVPFIARYRKELTGSLDELNIAGIGDLLKRHREVDKRRTAIISSLEDSGKMTEQLREKLNTAETLSTLEDIYLPYRPKRKTRASIARERGLEPLAAAIFAQTGIDPVAEAQKYLNPEKSVETAEAALSGARDIIAEWVNEDAQARTKMRRLFAEKAIIKSKLISEKEEEGIKYRDYFQWEEPARSAPSHRVLAMRRGEKESVLTLRILPHEDKAIGLLTAQFIKGGGPDSLEVERALKDSYKRLLSLSMETELRMEIKKRADSEAIRVFSENLRNLLLAPPLGGKNVLAIDPGIRTGCKIVCLNRQGMLIHNDMIYPLIGKASLQKDAEKVTELCKKFNIEAIAIGNGTGGRETELFIRGLELPADIIILMVSESGASVYSASEAARQEFPTEDVTVRGAVSIGRRLMDPLSELVKIDPRSIGVGQYQHDVDQGDLKETLDGVVSSCVSAVGVELNTASKELLSYVPGIGGQLALNIVNYRNENGPFLTKQSLKKVPKLGPKAFEQSAGFLRIRDGQNPLDRSAVHPESYHIVQTMAADMAATVSDLIRNESLRQKIDLSRYITGTAGLPTLNDIMAELAKPGRDPRESFDVFSFQEGINKIEDVKPGMKLPGIVTNVTAFGAFVDIGVHTDGLVHISQLSDKFVKNPGQIVKVNQKVEATVVEVDVKRRRISLSLKSDTNTK; encoded by the coding sequence ATGGAATCTATCGAAATAAACCCCTCACATGTTGAAAAAATATCACAGGAACTTCACTTAACTAAAAAACAGGTAGAGGCAACCTGTGAGCTCCTTGACGGTGGCGCAACAGTGCCCTTTATAGCCCGTTACAGGAAAGAGTTAACCGGCTCCCTTGACGAGCTCAACATTGCCGGCATAGGGGACTTATTAAAGCGCCACCGTGAGGTCGACAAGCGGAGGACGGCAATTATCAGCTCTCTTGAAGACTCCGGAAAGATGACGGAGCAATTGCGGGAAAAACTTAATACTGCAGAAACCCTCTCCACTTTAGAAGACATTTACCTGCCGTACCGGCCTAAGAGAAAAACCCGTGCCTCCATCGCCCGTGAAAGGGGACTTGAGCCTCTGGCTGCGGCGATATTTGCCCAAACCGGAATTGATCCTGTGGCTGAGGCGCAAAAGTATCTGAACCCGGAAAAATCCGTGGAAACTGCTGAGGCGGCTTTAAGCGGAGCGCGGGATATAATTGCCGAGTGGGTAAATGAGGATGCTCAGGCAAGGACTAAGATGAGGCGTTTGTTTGCTGAAAAAGCCATAATTAAATCAAAACTAATTTCTGAAAAGGAAGAGGAGGGGATTAAGTACAGGGATTACTTTCAGTGGGAGGAGCCCGCAAGGAGTGCACCTTCTCACAGAGTGCTTGCCATGCGGCGGGGCGAGAAGGAATCTGTATTAACCCTTCGTATCTTACCTCATGAAGATAAGGCAATCGGACTCCTTACGGCTCAGTTTATTAAAGGCGGCGGCCCGGACTCTCTTGAGGTGGAAAGAGCTCTGAAGGATTCATACAAGCGTCTGCTTTCTCTTTCGATGGAGACGGAGCTTCGTATGGAAATAAAAAAACGGGCGGATTCAGAGGCTATCCGTGTATTTTCGGAAAATCTAAGAAACCTTCTGCTTGCACCCCCTCTGGGTGGAAAGAACGTGCTGGCCATAGACCCAGGAATCAGAACCGGCTGTAAGATTGTCTGCCTTAACCGGCAGGGAATGCTCATTCATAACGATATGATTTATCCTCTTATAGGCAAAGCTTCTCTTCAAAAAGATGCAGAAAAGGTAACAGAGCTCTGCAAAAAATTTAATATAGAGGCCATAGCCATAGGTAACGGCACCGGGGGCAGGGAGACGGAGCTTTTTATCAGAGGCTTAGAGCTTCCAGCCGATATAATTATTTTAATGGTAAGTGAAAGCGGCGCATCGGTCTATTCCGCCTCGGAGGCGGCGCGGCAGGAGTTTCCCACAGAGGATGTAACCGTGCGGGGGGCTGTATCAATAGGACGCAGACTGATGGATCCACTTTCGGAGCTTGTTAAAATTGACCCGCGCTCCATAGGGGTCGGCCAGTACCAGCATGACGTTGACCAGGGGGATTTAAAGGAAACCCTGGACGGCGTGGTCTCCAGCTGTGTCAGCGCTGTTGGAGTAGAGCTAAACACAGCCTCAAAGGAGCTGCTTTCATATGTGCCCGGCATTGGCGGGCAGCTGGCTCTGAATATTGTTAATTACAGAAATGAAAACGGGCCTTTTTTAACAAAACAATCCCTGAAGAAAGTGCCTAAACTGGGCCCTAAAGCCTTTGAACAGTCGGCAGGTTTTTTACGAATCAGAGATGGACAAAACCCCCTTGACAGAAGCGCCGTACACCCTGAGTCATACCACATTGTGCAAACTATGGCTGCGGATATGGCCGCCACAGTTTCTGATTTAATACGGAATGAGAGCCTCCGGCAAAAAATCGATCTGTCCCGGTACATAACCGGCACGGCAGGACTGCCGACGTTAAACGACATAATGGCCGAACTTGCCAAACCAGGCAGAGACCCCCGCGAGAGTTTCGATGTTTTTTCTTTTCAGGAAGGCATCAATAAAATCGAGGATGTTAAACCCGGAATGAAACTCCCCGGAATCGTTACCAATGTGACAGCCTTTGGCGCATTTGTTGACATCGGAGTCCACACGGACGGCCTTGTTCATATAAGCCAACTGTCGGATAAATTTGTTAAAAACCCCGGCCAAATTGTAAAAGTCAACCAAAAGGTTGAGGCCACCGTTGTTGAAGTAGATGTTAAGAGAAGACGCATCTCGCTTTCTTTAAAGTCTGATACTAATACCAAGTAG
- a CDS encoding glucose-6-phosphate isomerase, translated as MSGKNSWERYKKYLYHNGELGLTIDVSKMNFPDDFLSKMSALTERAFKDMDALESGVIANPDEGRMVGHYWLRNAALAPSKELTEEIDATLEAVKAFAQKVHSGGIVSQGGKKFRNILIIGIGGSALGPQLVSFALGSAKDPMTTYFFDNTDPDGMDYVLGQIGNSLSETLSVVISKSGGTKETRNGMLEAKAAYEGAGLSFAKHAVAVTGKGSELDRVAVADKWIERFPMWDWVGGRTSETSAVGMLPAALQGIDIDTVLRAAAACDQATRIKDPLKNPAMLLSLMWHYGTGGHGIKDMVILPYKDRLHLFAKYLQQLIMESLGKEKDLDGKVVNQGIAVYGNKGSTDQHAYIQQLRDGANNFFVTFVEVLRDREGVSMKVEEDFTTGDYLNAFYQGTRTALSGNSRESITITIERADAFSMGVLIALYERATGYYASLVNINAYHQPGVEAGKKAAGVVAKLQRAALSHLRANSGGIFTADEIAAAIGSPDDVETLFKLLLHAASNPDHNIKIIKAATLTNSKFQFVK; from the coding sequence ATGAGTGGGAAAAACTCGTGGGAACGTTATAAGAAGTATTTGTACCATAACGGGGAATTAGGGCTTACCATAGACGTAAGTAAGATGAATTTTCCGGATGATTTTCTGAGTAAAATGTCGGCTTTGACGGAGCGGGCGTTTAAGGACATGGATGCTCTTGAATCCGGAGTAATAGCCAATCCTGATGAGGGCAGGATGGTCGGGCACTATTGGTTGAGAAATGCTGCACTTGCGCCCTCAAAAGAACTGACTGAGGAGATAGACGCAACCCTTGAGGCGGTTAAGGCGTTTGCGCAAAAAGTGCATAGCGGGGGGATAGTTTCTCAGGGCGGGAAGAAATTCAGAAACATTTTGATAATCGGCATAGGTGGCTCGGCCCTTGGACCGCAGTTGGTATCCTTTGCGCTGGGTAGTGCTAAAGACCCGATGACTACATATTTCTTTGACAACACCGACCCTGACGGCATGGACTACGTGTTGGGGCAAATCGGAAACAGTTTAAGTGAAACCCTTTCGGTAGTGATTTCAAAAAGTGGGGGCACAAAAGAGACGCGAAACGGGATGCTGGAGGCAAAAGCGGCATATGAGGGAGCGGGGCTTAGTTTTGCCAAACATGCAGTGGCTGTGACGGGTAAGGGCAGTGAGCTGGACAGGGTAGCTGTGGCGGATAAGTGGATAGAGCGGTTTCCGATGTGGGACTGGGTAGGGGGGCGCACGTCTGAGACCTCAGCCGTGGGGATGCTTCCGGCAGCTCTACAGGGTATAGATATTGATACAGTGCTTAGGGCAGCAGCGGCCTGTGATCAGGCAACCAGGATAAAAGACCCGCTAAAGAATCCTGCAATGCTGCTTTCATTGATGTGGCATTACGGCACAGGCGGGCATGGCATAAAGGACATGGTTATACTACCGTACAAAGACCGTCTGCATTTATTTGCAAAGTACCTTCAGCAGTTAATTATGGAGTCTTTGGGTAAGGAAAAAGACCTGGACGGAAAAGTTGTGAATCAGGGAATAGCCGTCTATGGCAACAAGGGCTCAACAGACCAGCACGCCTATATTCAGCAGCTCAGAGATGGGGCTAACAACTTTTTTGTCACCTTTGTAGAGGTATTAAGAGACAGAGAGGGTGTGTCAATGAAAGTTGAGGAGGACTTTACCACCGGCGATTATTTAAATGCCTTTTATCAGGGCACACGGACAGCGCTTTCGGGCAATTCAAGGGAATCAATTACAATAACGATAGAGCGTGCGGATGCGTTTTCAATGGGTGTTCTCATTGCGCTCTATGAAAGGGCAACGGGATATTATGCGTCGCTTGTCAACATAAACGCCTACCACCAGCCGGGAGTGGAGGCAGGCAAGAAGGCGGCAGGAGTAGTTGCAAAACTACAACGGGCAGCTCTGTCACATCTGAGGGCCAACTCAGGCGGCATCTTTACCGCCGATGAGATAGCAGCGGCAATCGGCTCCCCTGATGATGTTGAAACCCTGTTTAAATTACTCCTGCACGCCGCCTCTAACCCCGACCACAATATAAAAATTATCAAAGCTGCAACACTGACAAATTCTAAATTCCAATTTGTTAAATAG
- a CDS encoding Hpt domain-containing protein: MTENDDTGEIIVEVEEDLMDLIPRYMQHRRKDVKAIYKGLEEGDFEAIRGMGHSMKGSGGGFGFDEITEIGDRMEVAAKEGKADVIEKLTHELSNYLDRVRIVSIPNNDI; the protein is encoded by the coding sequence ATGACAGAAAATGATGATACCGGTGAGATCATAGTAGAGGTGGAGGAGGATTTGATGGATCTTATACCCCGTTATATGCAACACAGAAGGAAGGACGTCAAGGCTATTTATAAGGGCCTGGAGGAGGGCGATTTTGAGGCCATAAGGGGTATGGGACACAGCATGAAAGGCTCCGGGGGCGGCTTTGGGTTTGATGAAATAACCGAGATTGGAGACCGCATGGAGGTTGCCGCTAAAGAGGGGAAAGCTGATGTTATCGAAAAACTAACACATGAACTTTCAAACTACCTTGACAGAGTGCGTATTGTAAGTATTCCTAACAACGATATATAA
- a CDS encoding response regulator, whose product MNDDNHIRSHKAGFKHILIILAIIMVIAASLGLWFTVKWTKDQIIDDIQQEARQRLAIYNTYLTVRIANYSVYSLILSENVLIKDLCANPGNAGAVNAYLSQFNASIGASVSYVLYKDGKVLASSNWNTPESFVGKNYAFRPYFKKAITGVPEKYVALGITSKAPGYYVSYPVKNDNETIGVVVIKNNLDLLKPMIQGIKGKLLISDRNNIIFLSNDDTFNFYTMRKIHERTLSEIIKSKQYEGVSLQPLPIKSEMLHEDATIITLSPQIVKRQHEAAYVMESVHVPENGWNVYMLMEVEGLDKKIFINLAIAFLVIVVIFAVFLLFINIKLRKSRKSLIKQHEELEREVERRTIEMSYINNDLNNELEERKRLEKELIIKTEEIVLAKESAEAATKAKTEFLASMSHEIRTPMNAIIGMADLLAETQLNDEQRKYVSVFASAGENLLSLINDILDLSKIEAGHIELELIEFDLEELMNKMCEVMAIRVHKKGLELACHIKQDVPVALIGDPARLRQILFNLIGNAVKFTDKGEIVAEVRLEELIKDNGVVEPERCMLKFSVSDTGIGIPADKLNMIFDRFTQADSTTTRKYGGTGLGLNISLKLVEMMGGRIWVESETGAGSVFYFTAEFEVNKKPQQCKAASEINITGMKTLVVDDNATNRMILRDMLVVWGAVVTEAENGQQGVNELRQARESGEPYTLVLLDCRMPGMDGFSVAEHIREKYGELDSTVMMLTSDSRSGDLSKVKELGIAEYMVKPVLRTNLRDAINNALSKKTALSAKPCTEAGTTTSGQPRALRILLVEDIEDNRMLIQTYLKKLPYRIDMAENGEEAVGKFTTGRYNLVLMDVEMPVMDGLTATREIRQWERQQGVEPTPIIALTAHALKEHDQRSLDAGCNAHITKPVKKATLINVINQYAKGEMSDDRK is encoded by the coding sequence ATGAATGACGATAATCATATCAGGTCTCACAAAGCAGGATTTAAGCACATACTGATTATTCTTGCTATAATAATGGTGATAGCGGCTTCCCTCGGACTGTGGTTTACAGTGAAGTGGACGAAGGATCAAATTATCGATGATATACAGCAAGAGGCGCGTCAACGCCTTGCAATTTATAATACATACCTAACTGTCAGGATTGCAAACTATTCAGTTTATTCTTTAATTTTGTCCGAGAATGTCCTGATAAAAGACTTATGTGCCAATCCTGGAAACGCAGGTGCCGTCAATGCGTATCTTTCGCAATTCAATGCCTCAATCGGGGCATCTGTCTCCTACGTGCTGTATAAAGACGGAAAAGTCCTTGCGTCAAGCAACTGGAACACCCCTGAATCGTTTGTTGGCAAAAACTATGCATTCAGGCCCTATTTTAAAAAAGCTATAACCGGAGTGCCTGAAAAATACGTTGCCCTTGGGATTACATCTAAAGCTCCGGGCTATTACGTATCTTATCCGGTCAAAAATGACAATGAAACAATTGGTGTTGTTGTCATTAAAAATAACCTCGATCTTTTAAAACCAATGATACAGGGAATTAAGGGAAAACTTTTGATTTCCGACAGAAATAATATCATTTTCCTATCCAACGATGATACATTCAATTTTTATACTATGCGAAAAATCCATGAAAGAACTTTGTCTGAAATCATAAAAAGTAAACAATACGAGGGTGTATCCTTGCAGCCGCTTCCAATAAAAAGCGAGATGCTGCATGAAGACGCAACAATAATAACCCTCAGTCCTCAGATTGTTAAAAGGCAGCATGAGGCCGCTTATGTGATGGAAAGTGTTCATGTACCGGAAAACGGCTGGAATGTGTATATGCTTATGGAAGTTGAGGGATTAGACAAAAAGATATTTATTAACCTGGCAATAGCCTTTTTGGTTATAGTTGTGATATTTGCAGTGTTCTTACTGTTTATAAATATAAAACTGAGAAAATCGAGAAAATCGTTAATTAAGCAGCATGAAGAGCTTGAGCGTGAGGTAGAGAGACGCACCATTGAGATGAGTTATATAAACAATGATCTCAACAACGAGCTGGAAGAGCGCAAACGGCTTGAAAAGGAATTAATAATAAAAACTGAAGAAATTGTTCTTGCCAAGGAGTCGGCTGAGGCCGCCACCAAAGCCAAAACCGAATTCCTTGCCAGTATGAGCCACGAGATAAGAACACCGATGAACGCAATCATCGGCATGGCGGACCTGCTGGCTGAGACACAGTTAAATGATGAGCAGAGAAAATATGTCAGCGTATTTGCCTCAGCAGGTGAGAACCTCCTCAGTCTTATTAACGACATACTGGATTTATCAAAAATAGAAGCAGGCCACATAGAGCTTGAACTTATAGAATTTGACCTTGAGGAGCTAATGAACAAGATGTGCGAGGTAATGGCCATAAGAGTGCATAAAAAGGGTTTGGAGCTTGCCTGCCATATCAAACAAGATGTTCCTGTTGCGCTCATCGGCGACCCTGCACGATTACGGCAGATACTGTTTAATCTTATAGGTAATGCAGTAAAGTTTACAGACAAAGGGGAGATAGTTGCTGAGGTCAGGCTTGAGGAATTGATAAAGGACAACGGAGTGGTTGAGCCTGAAAGATGCATGTTGAAGTTTTCAGTCTCCGACACAGGCATAGGAATACCGGCAGACAAGTTAAACATGATATTTGACAGATTCACCCAGGCCGACTCCACCACCACACGCAAATATGGCGGAACGGGCCTTGGCCTGAACATCTCCTTGAAACTCGTTGAGATGATGGGAGGCCGCATATGGGTGGAAAGTGAAACCGGAGCTGGAAGCGTCTTTTATTTTACGGCTGAATTTGAAGTCAATAAAAAACCGCAGCAATGCAAAGCGGCTTCAGAGATAAATATAACCGGCATGAAAACCCTTGTAGTAGATGACAATGCCACAAACCGTATGATATTGAGGGATATGCTTGTTGTCTGGGGAGCCGTAGTGACGGAAGCTGAAAACGGACAACAGGGTGTTAATGAACTTAGGCAAGCCCGGGAATCCGGAGAGCCGTACACACTTGTACTTTTGGACTGCAGAATGCCGGGTATGGATGGCTTCAGCGTAGCAGAGCATATCAGAGAGAAATATGGTGAACTGGACAGCACTGTTATGATGCTTACCTCTGACAGCAGAAGCGGTGACTTATCAAAAGTCAAAGAACTTGGTATTGCTGAGTATATGGTAAAGCCTGTATTACGCACAAACCTAAGAGACGCTATTAACAATGCCTTAAGCAAAAAAACTGCATTATCTGCTAAACCTTGCACGGAGGCCGGCACTACAACTTCCGGCCAACCCAGAGCATTGAGAATTTTGCTTGTGGAGGATATCGAGGATAACCGGATGCTCATTCAAACATACCTGAAAAAGCTGCCTTATAGGATAGACATGGCTGAAAACGGTGAGGAAGCCGTCGGTAAATTTACCACAGGGCGGTACAACCTTGTGCTTATGGATGTGGAAATGCCGGTGATGGATGGCCTCACAGCAACCCGTGAAATCAGGCAGTGGGAACGGCAACAGGGTGTGGAGCCAACGCCAATTATTGCACTCACTGCCCATGCCCTCAAGGAGCATGATCAGAGGAGTCTCGATGCGGGCTGCAACGCCCACATAACCAAACCCGTGAAAAAAGCGACCCTTATAAACGTAATAAACCAATACGCTAAAGGAGAAATGTCTGATGACAGAAAATGA
- a CDS encoding PAS domain-containing protein, with product MKIVTKLKISTIISVAVVFLIGMTLNYERQLDDQLGGASKTAENLVKEVFEMNILVYDYMLKQPESRKRIYTQWKLETDSLTCLLTSLKSKYPKQQRILDDLSDNLKGLDKLFREISKIHDKQTVSGNGLSLELEGHLISQILTRSQTVVSLSSQFYDTNYERLSTIHHRSHILILLSVIISTLFIMFVSHLINQGVAKPIKKLTDGMELIGKGNLDYKLDMRDDNELGQLANKFDLMISQLKELTVSRDILITEISERKKAEKEQQKMKNRFILLSEATTEAIAITERGYVVDANEQMKQIFGYEIEEMKGMPAADFVVPEERERVKNIIASGYEKRYETTGLRKDGVTVDLSIHGRMLVSEGANIRMTSIRDITDYKLKEAAMIQAKDEWEKTFNAIPDLLMILDKNHRVLKINEAMAKKVNATPESLIGKLCYEEFHDSKTPGNCPHKQTMEDALQHSIETYEGNTNEYYFVTTTPLFNRDGSIFGSIHIARDITYLKNIQNALKESEDQLKTKNYILDRLNKNLEELVKNKVDEIREKEKLLMQQSKMAAMGDMIAAIAHQWKQPLNVVSIYIQDIKDAFRYNELDAGYIDNFVKKSLQQVNFMSKTIDDFKNFFKPSKEKETFDLIGISADVFSIMSSQFNSNMIDYRITCHTHDKTFTDFSRVIPCEATVVSTYKSHLSHVILNIINNAKDAIIERRNQGVISKDDRGLISIDIYKDNDILRMEISDNGGGIPQEIMDKIFDQYFTTKDSGKGTGIGLYMSKMIIEDSIGGKIYAKNIDGGAVFTIELVTSTK from the coding sequence ATGAAAATTGTAACTAAATTAAAAATTAGCACTATCATCTCAGTAGCTGTAGTGTTTCTCATAGGGATGACGCTTAACTATGAAAGGCAATTGGACGATCAATTGGGCGGTGCAAGTAAAACAGCCGAGAACCTGGTAAAAGAAGTTTTTGAAATGAATATTCTGGTCTATGATTATATGCTAAAGCAACCGGAAAGCAGAAAACGTATTTACACACAATGGAAATTGGAAACCGATTCATTGACATGTCTTTTGACATCGTTAAAATCCAAATATCCTAAACAACAGCGGATTCTCGACGACTTAAGCGATAATCTGAAGGGTCTCGATAAGTTGTTTCGTGAAATTAGTAAAATTCATGACAAACAAACAGTCTCCGGCAACGGATTGTCTCTGGAGCTTGAAGGGCATTTAATTTCCCAGATACTGACAAGGTCTCAAACTGTTGTTTCTTTGTCTTCTCAGTTTTATGACACAAACTACGAAAGACTCTCAACTATTCATCATAGGTCACATATACTTATATTATTATCTGTAATCATATCAACATTATTTATAATGTTTGTGTCACATTTAATCAATCAAGGTGTTGCAAAGCCGATAAAAAAACTGACCGATGGTATGGAGCTTATAGGAAAAGGCAATCTGGATTATAAACTGGATATGAGAGACGACAATGAGCTGGGACAGCTTGCAAACAAGTTTGATTTAATGATTTCTCAATTGAAAGAACTAACGGTTTCCCGTGACATCCTGATTACCGAGATAAGTGAACGAAAAAAGGCGGAAAAAGAGCAGCAGAAAATGAAAAACAGGTTTATACTCCTTTCAGAGGCAACCACCGAGGCAATAGCGATAACAGAGAGGGGATATGTCGTAGATGCTAACGAGCAGATGAAACAAATATTTGGGTATGAAATAGAGGAGATGAAAGGGATGCCGGCTGCTGATTTCGTAGTGCCGGAGGAGCGGGAAAGAGTAAAAAACATTATCGCTTCCGGCTATGAAAAACGCTATGAAACGACTGGGTTAAGAAAGGACGGTGTGACTGTTGATTTATCAATTCATGGGAGGATGCTGGTATCGGAAGGTGCCAATATACGAATGACGTCCATTAGGGATATTACCGATTATAAATTAAAAGAAGCAGCTATGATACAGGCAAAAGATGAATGGGAAAAAACTTTTAATGCGATACCCGATTTGCTTATGATATTGGATAAAAACCACAGGGTCTTAAAGATAAACGAGGCTATGGCAAAAAAAGTAAATGCAACTCCGGAGAGTCTAATCGGAAAGTTATGTTATGAGGAATTTCATGATAGCAAAACCCCTGGTAATTGCCCACATAAGCAAACAATGGAAGACGCGCTGCAACATAGTATCGAAACTTATGAGGGAAACACCAATGAGTATTATTTTGTTACAACTACCCCTTTGTTCAACCGTGACGGTTCTATTTTTGGTTCTATTCATATAGCACGTGATATTACTTACTTGAAAAATATTCAGAATGCGTTAAAAGAAAGTGAGGACCAATTGAAAACAAAAAACTACATCCTTGACCGGTTAAATAAGAACCTGGAAGAACTCGTTAAAAATAAAGTGGACGAGATAAGAGAAAAAGAAAAATTACTTATGCAACAGTCAAAAATGGCTGCCATGGGCGATATGATAGCCGCTATTGCTCACCAGTGGAAACAACCTTTAAATGTAGTCAGTATTTATATTCAGGATATTAAAGATGCATTCAGATATAATGAGCTCGATGCCGGGTATATAGATAATTTTGTAAAAAAATCATTGCAACAAGTTAATTTCATGTCAAAAACTATTGATGATTTCAAGAACTTCTTTAAACCATCCAAAGAAAAAGAGACATTCGATCTAATAGGAATTTCAGCTGATGTATTTTCGATAATGTCAAGCCAGTTTAATTCCAACATGATAGACTATCGTATTACCTGCCACACTCACGATAAGACATTTACAGATTTCTCCAGAGTCATACCCTGTGAGGCTACAGTAGTTAGCACATACAAAAGCCACTTATCACACGTTATTTTGAATATTATAAATAACGCAAAGGACGCAATTATCGAAAGAAGAAATCAAGGGGTGATAAGCAAAGATGATAGGGGACTAATATCGATTGATATTTATAAGGACAATGACATATTGAGGATGGAGATAAGTGACAACGGAGGCGGGATACCCCAGGAGATAATGGATAAAATATTCGATCAGTATTTTACAACTAAAGATAGCGGAAAGGGCACCGGTATCGGACTCTATATGTCAAAAATGATAATAGAAGATAGTATCGGCGGTAAGATTTATGCAAAAAATATTGACGGCGGGGCCGTATTTACAATCGAACTTGTTACTTCTACCAAGTAG
- the budA gene encoding acetolactate decarboxylase, producing the protein MRQTTRVIILFLILSGCVTHEAALKDTIYQTSTLDALLKGVNGGATDFAELKKHGDFGLGTFENLDGEMAALDGQFFQIKSDGLVYPVSMDMKTPFAVLKFFNTDMSFDIKKETSCDDLMDEISRRLPSINIFYAIRIDGIFEKIRARSVPAQKKPYPGLLEAVKTQTLFDYEGLNGTMLGFWFPDFIKDTNVTGFHFHFISTGRTQGGHLLSCKLKEGKVQIDSAVNLTLKLPETDEYLNTKAPKDNTTKVVSYH; encoded by the coding sequence ATGAGACAAACAACACGTGTGATTATCCTGTTTTTAATCTTATCAGGATGCGTTACCCATGAAGCAGCACTGAAAGATACAATCTATCAGACCTCAACCCTTGATGCACTTCTAAAGGGTGTCAATGGCGGAGCTACAGACTTTGCTGAATTAAAAAAACACGGTGATTTCGGCCTGGGCACATTTGAAAACCTCGATGGAGAAATGGCTGCTCTTGACGGACAATTTTTTCAGATCAAATCAGACGGCCTTGTTTATCCGGTTTCCATGGATATGAAAACTCCATTTGCCGTCTTGAAATTTTTTAATACCGACATGTCGTTTGATATAAAAAAGGAGACTTCTTGTGATGATTTAATGGATGAAATCAGCAGACGCCTTCCCTCCATTAATATATTTTATGCTATCAGGATAGATGGGATATTTGAAAAAATAAGGGCCAGAAGTGTGCCGGCTCAGAAAAAACCCTACCCCGGCCTTTTAGAGGCAGTCAAAACCCAAACATTGTTTGATTATGAAGGCTTAAACGGCACAATGCTTGGGTTTTGGTTTCCGGATTTTATAAAAGATACAAACGTAACCGGTTTTCATTTTCATTTCATATCCACCGGCAGGACACAAGGCGGCCACCTGCTGTCATGTAAGTTAAAAGAAGGTAAGGTACAAATAGACAGTGCTGTAAACCTTACTTTAAAACTGCCTGAGACAGATGAATATCTAAATACAAAAGCCCCGAAAGATAATACAACAAAAGTTGTTTCTTATCATTAA